The following nucleotide sequence is from Fusarium graminearum PH-1 chromosome 1, whole genome shotgun sequence.
TAGAGCTGAGGCATGTTTCGCTTGGCTGTCCCGTTCTGGGATATCCATGAGTGAGTTTCTTGTATGTTTCGTCATGAGCGACTTCGGACTCTAGCGAGGCTGGACTGTCCAGGTATTGAATTCGGCGCTTATACCGCGCCGTCGTACCTGTTGCCGGACCAATGTCCGGTGGAGTAACTAGAAATCGGGCAGGCTGAGTCGAGGTGAGCGTACACCTGGGTTGAGAGTGCACCTGTACTGGCTGATGGCTGAGTCCTATTTTGCGgccttttttctttgggCTTCCATTTGTTTGTATCCGCCTTTCGGGGGCATCGGTACGGGTTTGCGAAGGCTAAAGCGCGTTGGGGTTCGGTTTATTGTCCGATGGAGAAGTAAGTCAATTGGCACGGCAGTAAGTACACGGGGCCCGGAAGACTGTGGACCCCAACACGGGCTTGGACAACATGGCATGaacagagcaagagcaagaaggctGGAAGCTATCTCATCCGTAGCAACGAGTGAGTGAGAAGGTTCAGGGTTGATGCTTTTGCATGATGGATTGCCCAACGGAAGCCACGGATAGCAGGCGAGACCAAAACTGATATGCGGCTCGGTTTGTACGAGATTTGTATTGCTTGTGTCACGGTTTCAAAAATCTTGGTAAGCTTTGGGGTTCATCTTGGGGGTAAGACCGCAGCAGCACCGCAGAGTCGTCATAACGTTGGAGCTGAGGGGCCGCAGAGGGGCCCGGGACCTGGAGGGGTAAATGCTGGGCTTGTTTCCAGTGCTGTTGATACCGCCAAAATGTTGTGAGGGAAAAACCATCTCTGGAACTTGGTGTCCGTCCGTTGGTTGATGGACCCCCACCAGAGGTGATTGACCAATGAGAAACAGTATGCAAGCACAGGGAGTGGAGGGGTATCAGTTCTCAGtcatcatgatggctgctgaggaaTTGAACAAAAGTTTGAGTTGGAAAGTGTAGGTAGGTACAATTGGTTAAACCGTATGAGTAAAGTTGGTAATAATGATGAGGAAGATTATTGATAATGTACAGTCACGACCCCTCATGAAATCTGCAATCGATAGAGGAAAAGACAGGACTCGATACTGAGGTAGCCAGGACACAACACCAGTACTGACAATCAATCTAAATGCCATGGatcaaaacatccatcatcaggTTCGTTCTCGGCCGCACCGCGCAGTGACGAGGGAGgagtgacgatgacgatacGCACTTACCTAGCAAAGGCCCCGCCAATCAAGGCGGATTCTCCACCACTCTTGGCGTTATGCCAATTGTATTGGGTTGGGTTTGAGCTGTTGCTTAGTTGAGCGAAGCGGTCgcagaaaaaaaaggtgGTCCAGTAGTACCTTTATTGATGCTCCCATGCTTGCGGACAAGGTACCGAGTGCCCAACTTTCGCACGGGTGTGACAACATCCATCAGATTCATCGGTCCCAAGGCCCAGTCCCCCCAGGCCACCCAGGTtctgtatccgtacagcAGTACTTGAACTTTACATTTCCTCCcaccttctccttcttcttttcctcctcttcttcattcatccTCACAGACTTCATTCCAATCCATCACCTATACCCCTCCATCACATAATATagcccatcatgtctggcGCTGTGTAAGTTTGAAGCTCCCCTCTCCCTGCCTCTTGACATTACCCCACCACCCCTCCAACATCTCTCTCATGGCGATGCTCTCATTCTCTCATTCCCGCGCGCTCCGGGCGCTGGTTGAGGGAAAAAGTAGATAATGAAGCAATCGCCATGATGGGGGTTCGCATGGAGTAATGCGGTGGATGGGATGGTattcctcatctccatcatgaaCGCAGCTCATGCTCTTTTCTTGGGGTAGAGCTCGTCTCGCTCACCTCAACCTGGGCGcccctcaacaacaacacactTCTTCCACCTCACCATTAAGCTCTAATGCGAACCAAAATGCAACAAATGCTGACAATGCTCCAAGTGCGGATCTGGGTCTCATCGGCCTTGCTGTCATGTAAGTAAACTCCAAACCCAAGTCTGACCCAGCCAGCAACAAATCGTACTTACACGCTTCACAGGGGACAGAACCTTATTCTGAACATGGCTGACAACGGCTTCACCATCTGCGCCTTCAACCGAACCGTCTCCAAGGTCGACCGATTCCTCGAGaacgaggccaagggcaagtcAATTGTTGGCGCCCACAGCGTTGAGGAGTTTGtcagcaagctcaagtcTCCCCGCCGTATCATGCTCCTTGTCCAGGctggcaaggctgttgatgagtggatTGAGAAGATCCTGCCTCTCCTTGACGCcggcgacatcatcatcgacggTGGTAACTCTCACTTCCCCGACTCCAACCGCCGCACCAAGTACCTTGCCGAGAAGAGCATCCGCTTCGTCGGTTCTGGTGTCTCTGGTGGTGAGGAGGGTGCCCGATACGGCCCCTCCATCATGCCCGGTGGTAACGAGGAGGCCTGGCCTTACATCAAGGACATTCTCCAAAGCATCTCCGCTAAGAGCGATGGTGATGCTTGCTGTGAGTGGGTTGGCGATGAGGGTGCTGGTCACTACGTCAAGATGGTCCACAACGGTATTGAGTACGGTGACATGCAGCTCATCTGCGAGGTAAACAAACCCGCCTTCCCCAAAATGCCCCGATCATGCAATATGGTACTAACCTCATACCTTGCAGGCTTACGACATCATGAAGCGTGGTCTCGGCCTCTCCAGCAAGGAGATCGGCGACGTCTTCGCCGAGTGGAACAAGGGCGTTCTGGACTCTTTCCTCATCGAGATCACCCGTGATATCATGTACTataacgacgacgatgacacAGCtctcgttgagaagatcctcgACAAGGCCGGCCAGAAGGGTACCGGCAAATGGACCGCTGTCAATGCTCTCGATCTCGGCATGCCCGTCACTCTGATTGCTGAGTCTGTTCTTTCTCGATGCTTGTCCGCCATCAAGGACGAGCGTGCCACCGCCTccaccaagcttgagttCGTCAGCCGAACCACCAAGTTCGAGGGTGACAAGAAGCAGTTCATCGACGATCTCGAGCAGGCTCTTTACGCCTCCAAGATCATCTCATACGCCCAGGGCTTCATGCTCATGCAGGAGGCCGCCCGCGAGTACGGCtggaagctcaacaagccTTCCATCGCCCTTATGTGGCGAGGTGGCTGCATCATCCGATCCGTCTTCCTCAAGGACATCACCCACGCCTACCGCAGCCAGCCTGACCTCCAGAACCTCCTGTTCGacgacttcttcaacaaggccatcCACAAGGCCCAGCCCGGTTGGAGAGACGTTATTGCCAAGGCCGCCCTTCTTGGTATCCCTACTCCCGCCTTCTCCACCGCCCTGTCTTGGTTCGACGGTTACCGCACCAAGGACCTCCCCGCCAACCTTCTCCAGGCTCAGCGTGACTACTTCGGTGCCCACACCTTCCGCATCAAGCCCGAGCACGCCAGCGAGAAGTACCCCAACGGCCAGGACATTCACGTCAACTGGACTGGTCGTGGAGGTAACGTCTCCGCTTCTACTTACCAGGCTTAAACGGCTCAAGGTAAAGAGAAGGAATCATGATAGGTTGAGAAATGAATACCGTCGGGCCGTACGAAGCTCGATAGCTGCGTCTTATAAAAAAATATCTGTGATTAGGAACGCAGGAATATCGCTGGCGCTGCAAGGATAATGATGAATGAGTTGGTATGGATTTAGAAAGTTCAGTGATGACATTCGGATTCGTATTTAGAATCCCAACAGAAGAATATAAAAAAATAAGTCAAATAATATCTGCGATTTTTGTTAAAAGTGATGTGATGTCTGATCTAAAGATTATAAAACAGAAACTACTGTTGTACTTCTGGGGATAAATTCCTGTGGTCATGGCTCTTTATTTTATCATGATTGATAGTGCACCGCCGCAAATACAACAGTAACAAACCAGAAGTTATTCGAGCGGTAATTTATGGGGAACACATAATACTTTAGCTATCTTGAGATATTCTTGTTAAATAGGTATTCGAAAAGACTCGATTGTTTGATGTCAGAATGTTACTTATCTTGATATCATAACGTGAATGTTAAGAGACCCACTCTTGTTCATCACATAAACGTCACTCTCATTGGCCAGTTATCTTCTCTCAGCCTTGTCGCGAGAAGTCTGGAGCCGCGTAGGGGCATCACTCTTCAAACAACTTCATCGCAAATCATAGCGTTGACTGCGCCACGTCATTCACTTATCTTCTGAACTCAATCGCCTCATCAGCAATA
It contains:
- a CDS encoding 6-phosphogluconate dehydrogenase; translated protein: MSGAVADLGLIGLAVMGQNLILNMADNGFTICAFNRTVSKVDRFLENEAKGKSIVGAHSVEEFVSKLKSPRRIMLLVQAGKAVDEWIEKILPLLDAGDIIIDGGNSHFPDSNRRTKYLAEKSIRFVGSGVSGGEEGARYGPSIMPGGNEEAWPYIKDILQSISAKSDGDACCEWVGDEGAGHYVKMVHNGIEYGDMQLICEAYDIMKRGLGLSSKEIGDVFAEWNKGVLDSFLIEITRDIMYYNDDDDTALVEKILDKAGQKGTGKWTAVNALDLGMPVTLIAESVLSRCLSAIKDERATASTKLEFVSRTTKFEGDKKQFIDDLEQALYASKIISYAQGFMLMQEAAREYGWKLNKPSIALMWRGGCIIRSVFLKDITHAYRSQPDLQNLLFDDFFNKAIHKAQPGWRDVIAKAALLGIPTPAFSTALSWFDGYRTKDLPANLLQAQRDYFGAHTFRIKPEHASEKYPNGQDIHVNWTGRGGNVSASTYQA